The following proteins are encoded in a genomic region of Galbibacter sp. BG1:
- a CDS encoding dienelactone hydrolase family protein has product MKILKISYCLLCVICLALSCKTENKKENTSETKEETTKVSEKVEVKGEEISYKTDSTTMRGYIAYNPESDEKKPGILVVHEWWGHNDYSRKRADMLAELGYVALAVDMYGEGKQAKHPEDAGKFSGMVMKNIDVAKARFDAALAALKSNPHVDPNKIAAIGYCFGGSVVLTMADMGEDLDAVAAFHSGVKLPVMPSKDIKAKILICNGAEDPFVSPESIAAYTRAMDSVNADYQYIAYEDAVHAFTSKEADSLGKKFDLPLAYNADADEKSWEELKELLKEVF; this is encoded by the coding sequence ATGAAAATATTGAAAATCAGTTACTGCTTACTTTGTGTAATTTGCTTAGCCTTAAGCTGTAAAACAGAGAATAAAAAGGAAAATACGTCGGAAACTAAAGAGGAGACAACTAAGGTTTCTGAAAAAGTGGAAGTAAAGGGAGAGGAAATCTCTTACAAAACCGATTCGACAACCATGCGAGGTTATATTGCGTACAACCCCGAGTCCGACGAAAAGAAACCAGGTATTTTGGTTGTACATGAATGGTGGGGACATAACGATTATAGTAGAAAGCGTGCAGATATGTTGGCCGAATTGGGCTATGTAGCTTTGGCAGTAGATATGTATGGCGAAGGAAAACAAGCAAAACACCCAGAAGATGCTGGAAAGTTCTCTGGTATGGTTATGAAAAATATAGATGTCGCAAAAGCCAGGTTCGACGCTGCCCTTGCGGCTTTAAAATCGAATCCTCATGTAGATCCAAACAAGATCGCTGCCATTGGATATTGCTTTGGAGGAAGCGTAGTATTAACAATGGCAGACATGGGTGAAGATCTCGATGCCGTGGCTGCATTTCATAGTGGGGTTAAATTACCTGTAATGCCTTCCAAGGATATTAAAGCTAAAATATTGATTTGTAATGGAGCAGAAGATCCATTTGTTTCTCCAGAATCCATTGCAGCTTACACTAGGGCTATGGATAGCGTGAACGCAGATTACCAATATATAGCTTACGAAGATGCGGTGCATGCATTTACGAGCAAAGAAGCCGATTCCTTGGGTAAAAAATTCGATTTACCTTTGGCTTATAATGCCGATGCTGATGAGAAGTCGTGGGAAGAACTTAAAGAACTTTTAAAAGAGGTTTTCTAG
- a CDS encoding MGH1-like glycoside hydrolase domain-containing protein, translating to MKISYLFITCILIFGSCDLSKPNSPKIDNKTEVLQDSLLKGWNTWNNPSVLSYVKMPDGLNLQIKMRKKGHGPYWLGDAYVANPKYNFAETIKPKEHSYDGSYTALQLSWEGMNASIETAVDGEDFVMLYTPDSIQESVHILVLESGYLWNKPGLLRLEENTIEASSDDEKTVIRKIGTDTNMPLPIPTPYFSFDSDNKIAVYTGEERSIQEVEAIILKKKNQFKENTSQYGELASVYEAIQSVVAWNQFYDAFNDRGISSVSRIWNEAWGGYIIFDWDTYFIASIAAIDNKNLAYSNVFAITNSITDSGFIPNVAATYKKSNDRSQPPVGAMTVKMIYDQYKEKWFLEEVYENLLTWNKWWNNNRDNKGFLSWGSDPHPEGMQGNTMKAAKWESGLDNSPMFDEVTFNEETHMMELASVGLMSLYIADCKYLAEIASVLGKLEDKQELLNRAKMYTDKLNELWDDNLGIYRDKNLITGEFTKHLSPTHFYPLLAGVPTQEQATRMIEEHFMNPEEFYGKYMMASIAKNNAAFPDNSYWRGRIWAPMNYLVYLGLRNYDLPEARKILSEKSKELLISEWENKRHIHENYNAETGVGDDVRNSDPFYAWGGLLGYIPLIEEGYVKIETIK from the coding sequence ATGAAAATTAGTTACCTTTTTATTACTTGTATTTTAATTTTTGGGTCCTGTGACCTATCAAAACCAAATTCTCCGAAAATTGATAATAAAACAGAAGTTTTACAAGATTCTCTTTTAAAAGGTTGGAACACCTGGAACAATCCCAGTGTTCTGTCTTATGTTAAAATGCCGGACGGACTCAACCTTCAAATAAAAATGCGAAAAAAAGGGCATGGTCCTTATTGGCTTGGAGATGCTTACGTGGCTAATCCAAAATACAATTTTGCTGAAACAATAAAACCGAAGGAACATTCATATGATGGAAGTTATACGGCTTTACAGCTTTCTTGGGAAGGGATGAACGCCTCCATAGAAACGGCTGTTGATGGTGAGGATTTTGTTATGCTATATACGCCGGATTCTATTCAGGAATCAGTTCATATTTTAGTATTAGAATCGGGTTATTTGTGGAACAAACCAGGGCTCTTACGTTTAGAGGAAAATACTATTGAAGCTTCGAGTGATGATGAAAAAACGGTAATTCGGAAGATTGGAACCGATACAAATATGCCTTTACCCATACCAACTCCGTACTTTTCATTTGATTCTGACAATAAAATTGCCGTATATACAGGAGAAGAACGCTCAATTCAAGAAGTTGAGGCCATTATCCTTAAAAAGAAAAACCAATTTAAGGAAAATACCAGTCAATATGGCGAACTCGCATCCGTTTATGAAGCTATTCAATCCGTAGTCGCTTGGAACCAGTTTTACGATGCCTTTAACGATCGAGGTATTTCTTCTGTTAGTCGAATTTGGAATGAAGCCTGGGGAGGATACATCATTTTTGATTGGGACACATATTTTATTGCATCGATTGCGGCAATTGATAATAAAAATTTAGCTTATAGTAATGTTTTTGCTATTACAAACAGTATAACAGATAGTGGGTTTATTCCAAACGTGGCTGCCACTTACAAAAAATCCAACGACCGCTCCCAGCCACCTGTGGGCGCAATGACGGTTAAAATGATTTACGATCAGTATAAAGAAAAGTGGTTTTTGGAAGAAGTATATGAAAACTTATTAACGTGGAACAAGTGGTGGAACAACAATAGGGATAATAAAGGTTTCCTGTCATGGGGATCAGATCCACACCCGGAAGGAATGCAGGGAAACACAATGAAAGCAGCGAAATGGGAATCTGGACTTGATAATTCTCCCATGTTTGATGAAGTTACCTTTAATGAAGAAACCCACATGATGGAACTTGCCTCAGTAGGATTAATGAGCTTATATATTGCAGACTGCAAATATTTGGCTGAGATAGCCTCAGTGTTAGGAAAACTTGAAGATAAACAGGAATTATTGAATAGAGCCAAAATGTACACCGATAAACTCAATGAGTTATGGGATGATAACCTTGGCATTTACAGGGATAAGAATTTGATTACGGGAGAGTTCACCAAGCATTTAAGTCCTACACATTTTTATCCTTTGCTGGCAGGCGTCCCCACACAAGAACAAGCTACTCGGATGATCGAAGAACATTTTATGAATCCTGAAGAATTTTACGGTAAGTATATGATGGCTTCCATTGCTAAGAACAATGCCGCTTTTCCAGATAACAGTTATTGGAGGGGCAGAATATGGGCGCCGATGAACTATCTAGTTTATTTGGGTTTAAGAAATTACGATTTGCCTGAGGCAAGAAAGATATTATCTGAGAAATCTAAAGAGCTGCTAATAAGTGAATGGGAGAATAAACGACATATTCATGAGAATTATAACGCAGAAACCGGTGTAGGCGATGATGTTCGCAACAGTGATCCATTTTATGCATGGGGAGGACTCTTGGGTTATATCCCATTGATTGAAGAAGGTTATGTAAAAATAGAAACCATTAAATAA
- a CDS encoding sulfatase-like hydrolase/transferase: MKKSKKQFLIGFKMINLKFSYFGFFVMSVILVSCAKKDSTTQLNVIYISMEDMMPSFGCYGDTIAYTPNIDEFSKDAVIFKDAHCQVALCTPSRTSILTGIRPSTSGIVKIDDDWQKMLPNATSLPRHFRNSGYHTVIAGKIHDSRSGETDDAYSKVFDIHGIKDNALAFKAIDNVINQKKPFFLALGYSQTHDPWTPNPQSESHYSLNQFSSKDRYPYYKGELLDSTDIKNLQKKYYGEITEVDSLIGEIIARIKQLELHKNSVIILGAMDHGYSFGNHSHWGKGNNYDDETRVPLLISIPESKNLTVDALIELVDIYPTLIELCGLPNPPQSLEGTSFVPLLSSKNKEWKKAVFTHRAYNKDIVGVKTKKYTFIDFEGDSVELYNRINDPLNRKNIANEFPEVVSEMKILKEKGWRNAMPKENQPK, from the coding sequence ATGAAGAAGTCAAAAAAGCAATTCCTTATAGGTTTTAAGATGATCAATTTAAAATTCTCATATTTCGGTTTCTTCGTAATGAGCGTGATATTAGTGTCATGTGCTAAAAAAGATAGCACTACTCAATTGAATGTAATTTATATCAGTATGGAAGATATGATGCCTTCTTTTGGGTGTTATGGAGATACCATTGCGTATACCCCAAATATTGATGAATTTTCTAAAGATGCTGTAATATTTAAAGATGCTCATTGTCAGGTGGCACTATGTACACCCTCTAGAACCAGTATTCTTACTGGAATACGGCCTTCAACTAGTGGAATCGTAAAAATTGATGATGATTGGCAAAAAATGTTACCCAATGCCACCTCATTGCCTAGACATTTTAGGAATTCGGGATATCATACTGTAATTGCAGGAAAAATTCACGATTCCAGAAGTGGGGAAACGGACGATGCGTACAGCAAAGTTTTTGATATTCATGGAATAAAAGATAACGCTCTAGCGTTTAAGGCCATTGATAATGTAATTAATCAAAAGAAACCATTTTTTTTGGCATTGGGATATAGTCAAACTCATGATCCTTGGACACCCAACCCACAATCGGAAAGTCATTATTCTTTAAATCAATTTTCATCGAAAGATCGTTACCCTTACTACAAAGGTGAATTATTAGATTCTACAGATATTAAAAATCTTCAGAAAAAATATTATGGAGAAATAACAGAGGTAGATAGTCTAATAGGTGAGATTATAGCCAGAATAAAGCAACTTGAATTGCATAAAAACAGCGTAATAATTCTTGGGGCCATGGATCATGGATATAGTTTTGGAAATCATTCACATTGGGGGAAAGGCAATAATTATGATGATGAAACCCGTGTGCCTTTACTCATCAGTATTCCAGAATCTAAAAACCTAACCGTAGATGCTTTAATCGAGTTGGTCGATATTTATCCCACCCTAATTGAATTGTGTGGATTGCCTAATCCGCCGCAAAGCTTGGAAGGAACAAGTTTTGTTCCGTTGTTGAGTTCTAAAAACAAAGAATGGAAAAAAGCAGTGTTCACGCATAGAGCTTACAACAAGGATATTGTTGGGGTAAAAACCAAAAAATACACTTTTATTGATTTTGAGGGGGACAGTGTGGAACTGTATAATAGGATTAATGATCCATTAAATCGTAAAAATATTGCAAATGAATTTCCTGAAGTAGTCTCAGAAATGAAAATTCTAAAAGAAAAAGGTTGGCGAAATGCCATGCCAAAAGAAAACCAACCAAAATAA
- a CDS encoding arylsulfatase — protein sequence MNLLLFLTFLWTSVPSFDTVPSSDRPNIIIILADDLGYSDIGCYGSEIKTPNLNKLASFSQFYNNTRCCPSRAALLTGFYPHQVGIGAMTDTDIPIPEYQGYFGKNVKTIADLLKDIGYKTFISGKWHVGEKEGHWPKDHGFDESFALINGASSYFDFKPYRNDLWPLDNEIKVVANNEVLDMSEEDFYATDLYTDKALNMLAKHITDEPFFLYLSYTAPHWPLHALPEDIKKYEGSYDSGWDVIRESRFEKLKALNLIENKTVLSGKNPDTRDWNALNEEERKYEARLMEVYAAMIDRMDQNIGKLIDYLSVREELDNTVIIFLSDNGGCSAGNLANGKYSHPRLDPKAEPGTPTSFTGYGPSWANVSNTPFREFKSNIHEGGIATPFILWYPPEINSGIISKMPSHIIDVVPTLLDICGVYKNEATHNTLEGTSLLPFVTEKETNYERPLYFEHEGNCGVILENWKAVKNYNKDWELYNLSVDRSETNNLASEMPNRLKQLVIRYNEWARENRVLPYEEVKKAIPYRF from the coding sequence ATGAATTTATTACTCTTCTTAACATTCTTATGGACTTCCGTTCCTTCATTTGACACAGTACCTAGCAGTGATAGACCAAACATTATAATCATCCTTGCAGACGACCTTGGCTACTCGGATATTGGTTGTTACGGTTCAGAAATAAAAACCCCAAATTTAAATAAATTAGCTTCGTTTAGCCAGTTCTACAACAACACGAGATGTTGCCCTTCGAGGGCCGCTTTGCTTACAGGATTTTACCCGCACCAAGTAGGTATTGGAGCAATGACCGATACAGATATTCCAATTCCGGAATATCAAGGTTATTTTGGTAAAAATGTTAAAACGATTGCAGACTTATTAAAAGATATAGGATATAAAACATTTATTTCTGGGAAATGGCATGTTGGTGAAAAAGAGGGGCATTGGCCAAAAGATCATGGTTTCGATGAAAGCTTCGCCCTTATTAATGGAGCTTCGAGCTACTTCGATTTTAAACCTTACAGAAACGATCTTTGGCCTTTAGATAATGAAATTAAAGTAGTTGCCAACAACGAGGTTTTAGATATGAGTGAAGAAGATTTCTATGCCACTGATTTATACACAGATAAGGCATTAAATATGTTGGCAAAACACATAACAGATGAGCCATTTTTCTTATATCTTTCTTACACAGCTCCCCACTGGCCATTACATGCGCTGCCTGAAGATATTAAAAAGTATGAAGGTAGCTATGACTCTGGATGGGATGTAATAAGGGAAAGTAGATTTGAAAAATTAAAAGCATTAAACTTAATTGAAAACAAAACCGTTTTATCTGGTAAGAATCCGGACACCCGTGATTGGAATGCCCTGAACGAGGAAGAAAGAAAATATGAAGCTAGGTTAATGGAGGTTTATGCGGCCATGATTGATAGGATGGATCAAAACATAGGAAAGTTGATAGATTATCTAAGCGTTAGAGAAGAATTGGATAATACGGTTATAATCTTTCTTTCCGACAATGGGGGTTGCTCGGCAGGGAATTTGGCAAATGGAAAGTATTCACACCCCAGATTAGACCCCAAAGCCGAACCAGGAACTCCCACATCATTTACCGGTTACGGTCCGTCATGGGCAAATGTTAGTAACACACCATTCAGGGAGTTTAAATCTAATATACACGAGGGAGGAATTGCAACTCCGTTTATTCTATGGTACCCTCCAGAGATTAATTCAGGTATAATCTCAAAGATGCCTAGTCATATTATTGATGTGGTACCCACCTTGTTAGATATCTGTGGAGTTTATAAAAATGAAGCCACTCACAACACTTTGGAAGGAACTAGCTTATTACCATTTGTAACTGAAAAAGAAACCAATTATGAGAGGCCTTTGTATTTCGAGCATGAAGGAAATTGCGGAGTTATTTTAGAAAATTGGAAGGCTGTAAAAAATTATAACAAAGATTGGGAACTTTACAATTTGTCAGTAGATAGGAGTGAAACAAATAATCTTGCCAGTGAAATGCCAAATAGACTGAAACAATTGGTGATTCGTTATAATGAATGGGCACGGGAAAATAGAGTATTGCCTTATGAAGAAGTCAAAAAAGCAATTCCTTATAGGTTTTAA
- a CDS encoding OmpA family protein, which produces MKNIIFKSGLFFASALMLVSCEAIKNSNNTQRGTAIGAGSGAAIGGIIGNNVGDGNNSVLGAIIGAAVGGAVGNRIGNKMDRNAEAIEEAIPGADVTRIGEGINVTFDENSGVKFALNSANISAEGQETLRKMAEVFVEYDDTNILIEGHTDSSGADSYNMSLSEKRAKSVRDFLAANGVASSRMTTKWYGETQPKFDNNTEEGRVKNRRVELGIVASEEMIQDAKQAE; this is translated from the coding sequence ATGAAAAATATAATTTTTAAAAGTGGATTGTTTTTTGCTTCAGCGCTAATGCTTGTTAGTTGCGAGGCTATTAAGAACTCAAATAATACGCAGCGTGGTACGGCTATTGGTGCTGGTTCTGGAGCGGCTATAGGTGGTATTATTGGTAATAATGTAGGAGATGGTAACAACTCCGTTTTAGGTGCCATTATTGGTGCTGCCGTTGGTGGAGCCGTTGGTAATAGAATTGGTAATAAAATGGATAGAAATGCCGAGGCTATTGAAGAAGCTATTCCCGGTGCAGATGTTACCAGAATAGGGGAAGGTATTAACGTTACCTTCGATGAAAATAGTGGAGTGAAATTTGCATTGAATTCTGCTAATATTTCTGCGGAAGGACAAGAAACCTTAAGAAAAATGGCAGAGGTTTTTGTGGAGTACGACGATACGAATATTCTTATTGAAGGGCATACCGATAGTTCTGGAGCAGATAGTTACAATATGTCTTTATCTGAAAAAAGAGCGAAGTCAGTTCGTGATTTTCTTGCTGCAAATGGCGTAGCTTCTTCTAGAATGACTACCAAGTGGTATGGAGAAACACAACCTAAGTTTGATAACAATACCGAAGAAGGTCGAGTTAAGAACAGACGTGTAGAGCTTGGAATCGTTGCAAGTGAAGAAATGATTCAAGACGCTAAACAAGCGGAATAA
- a CDS encoding lipocalin family protein has product MKNKLYILLLAVTVTLTSCGLSKDNKDSRKSLDGTWQLTNIDYQNNPGYYKSVLFNDVSAKCFEGSEWFFRSNNSTGYYNIQAPGECAPGQRNIRWSIQDDANGNPTKFQFKFIDEKKNDISGGYGYVFQINSLSPQQMVISADAPVGSENVTVVYEFTKTASLR; this is encoded by the coding sequence ATGAAAAATAAGTTGTATATTTTATTGCTCGCGGTTACTGTAACACTAACGTCTTGCGGGCTGAGTAAAGATAACAAGGACAGCAGAAAATCTTTAGATGGTACGTGGCAGCTTACTAATATAGATTACCAAAACAATCCGGGGTATTACAAATCTGTGTTGTTTAATGATGTTTCTGCAAAGTGTTTTGAAGGTAGTGAATGGTTTTTCCGTTCCAACAATAGTACCGGTTACTACAACATTCAAGCACCTGGCGAATGTGCACCGGGACAAAGAAACATTCGTTGGTCTATTCAAGATGATGCGAATGGAAATCCTACCAAATTTCAGTTTAAATTCATTGACGAAAAGAAAAATGATATAAGTGGTGGTTATGGATATGTTTTCCAAATAAACTCGTTATCCCCACAACAAATGGTAATTTCCGCGGATGCACCTGTAGGTTCAGAAAACGTTACAGTGGTTTACGAATTTACAAAAACCGCTTCCTTGAGATAG
- a CDS encoding thiamine pyrophosphate-dependent enzyme, translating into MNNTTSIYPFEYDNRFINNKVLLDLHFNMLKSRMIEEKMLVLLRQGKISKWFSGIGQEAIAVGVTLALRKEEYILPMHRNLGVFTSRNIPLHRLFSQWQGKANGFTKGRDRSFHFGTQEYKIVGMISHLGPQLGVADGIALAHKIRKENKVTAVFTGEGGTSEGDFHEALNIASVWSLPVLFCVENNGYGLSTPTHEQYNCQNIADKGIGYGMEAHLIEGNNILEVYAKVDEIAKSVRENPRPVLLEFKTFRMRGHEEASGTKYVPETLMLEWKHKDPVTNYTQFLIDEGILTKDDYTTLQNKIQSEIDENLQIAYAEKEIDYIETNELNDVYKVFKYEEVNEESNSNHIRFVDAISQSLKQSMEKHKDLIIMGQDIADYGGVFKVTEGFLDAFGKERVRNTPICESGIVSAAMGLSINGMKSVVEMQFADFVSSGFNPIVNYLAKSHYRWNQNADVVIRMPCGGGVGAGPFHSQTNEAWFTKTPGLKVVYPAFPYDAKGLLATAINDPNPVLFFEHKALYRTITQDVPEDYYTLPLGKASVLKEGSDISLITYGAGVHWALEILENNQDISVDLIDLRTLAPLDIDSVYASVKKTGKVLILQEDTLFGGIASDISALINENCFEFLDAPVKRVGSLETPIPFAKSLENNYLAKNRLENELLNLFNY; encoded by the coding sequence ATGAATAATACCACTTCCATTTATCCGTTCGAATACGATAACCGTTTCATAAACAATAAGGTACTTCTAGATCTTCATTTTAATATGTTAAAATCGAGAATGATTGAGGAGAAAATGTTGGTGTTGTTACGACAAGGTAAAATCTCCAAATGGTTTAGCGGGATAGGGCAAGAGGCTATTGCTGTAGGTGTTACCTTGGCTTTGCGTAAAGAAGAATATATATTGCCAATGCATCGAAATCTCGGTGTTTTTACTTCCCGAAACATCCCATTACACCGCTTATTCTCTCAATGGCAAGGAAAAGCCAATGGTTTTACCAAAGGAAGAGACCGAAGTTTTCACTTTGGTACCCAAGAGTATAAAATTGTGGGGATGATTTCGCATTTAGGCCCTCAACTCGGTGTTGCCGACGGGATTGCCCTAGCACATAAAATAAGGAAAGAAAACAAGGTTACGGCCGTATTTACTGGGGAAGGAGGAACCAGTGAAGGCGACTTTCACGAGGCTTTAAACATTGCTTCCGTCTGGTCGCTGCCAGTTCTTTTTTGTGTGGAAAATAATGGATATGGTCTCTCAACACCAACGCACGAGCAATACAATTGCCAAAATATAGCAGACAAAGGCATTGGCTATGGCATGGAGGCACATCTTATCGAGGGAAACAATATTCTTGAAGTGTATGCTAAGGTTGATGAAATTGCTAAAAGTGTTCGGGAAAATCCCCGGCCAGTGCTTTTGGAGTTTAAAACGTTTAGGATGCGTGGACATGAAGAGGCGAGTGGAACGAAGTATGTTCCCGAGACGTTGATGTTGGAATGGAAACATAAAGACCCGGTTACCAATTATACTCAATTTTTGATAGATGAAGGGATTTTGACCAAGGATGATTATACCACGCTTCAGAATAAAATTCAATCGGAAATCGATGAAAATTTACAGATTGCTTATGCTGAAAAAGAAATAGACTATATTGAAACAAATGAGTTAAATGATGTTTATAAAGTTTTTAAATATGAAGAGGTTAATGAAGAATCAAACTCTAATCATATACGTTTTGTAGATGCTATTTCCCAGAGCCTAAAACAGAGCATGGAAAAACATAAGGATTTAATAATCATGGGGCAAGATATTGCCGATTACGGGGGTGTTTTTAAAGTCACTGAAGGTTTTCTGGATGCCTTTGGCAAGGAAAGAGTGCGGAACACTCCCATCTGTGAATCGGGAATAGTTTCAGCCGCAATGGGCTTGTCTATCAACGGAATGAAATCGGTTGTGGAAATGCAATTTGCTGACTTCGTCTCCAGTGGTTTTAATCCGATTGTAAATTATTTGGCGAAATCTCATTACAGATGGAATCAAAATGCAGATGTGGTTATTAGAATGCCCTGTGGCGGCGGTGTGGGTGCGGGTCCGTTCCACTCACAGACCAATGAAGCCTGGTTTACCAAAACCCCAGGATTAAAAGTGGTATATCCAGCATTCCCTTATGACGCTAAAGGCTTATTGGCAACCGCCATTAACGATCCCAATCCGGTACTTTTCTTTGAGCATAAGGCGCTGTACCGCACCATCACCCAAGATGTTCCAGAAGATTATTACACACTTCCTTTAGGCAAGGCCAGTGTACTTAAAGAAGGTTCCGATATTTCTCTAATTACCTACGGTGCTGGGGTACATTGGGCATTGGAAATCTTGGAAAATAATCAGGATATCTCTGTAGACTTAATAGATCTTAGAACATTGGCCCCTTTAGATATCGATAGTGTTTATGCATCCGTTAAAAAAACAGGGAAAGTGCTTATTCTACAGGAAGATACGCTCTTTGGGGGTATTGCAAGTGATATTTCAGCCTTGATTAACGAAAACTGTTTTGAGTTCTTGGATGCCCCGGTAAAACGGGTAGGGAGCTTAGAAACCCCCATTCCTTTCGCTAAAAGTTTGGAAAATAATTATTTAGCTAAAAATAGACTAGAAAATGAACTGTTAAATTTATTTAACTATTAG
- a CDS encoding isopenicillin N synthase family dioxygenase: MNKVPSVDLSDFLSDNPSRKQKFIDEIGKAYEEIGFVALKGHFLSDQLINDLYSEIKKFFDLPQEVKDKYEIEGIGGQRGYTSFGKEHAKGRKEGDLKEFWHFGQYVEDDPKLEEEYPDNVQVKELPDFNAVGKETYQQLEKTAKYVLRALALHLDLEENYFDKYIKNGNSILRPIHYPPITEEPKNAVRAAAHGDINLITLLMGAQGRGLQVQNHNGEWIDAIAEPDELMINVGDMLSRHTNNRLKSTIHQVINPPKELWGTSRYSVPFFMHPVSDMPLDVLENCVDDEHPKLYEDITAGEFLHERLIELGLIKA, encoded by the coding sequence ATGAATAAGGTACCGAGTGTAGATTTAAGTGATTTTCTTTCTGATAATCCTTCGCGAAAGCAGAAATTTATAGATGAAATAGGAAAAGCCTATGAAGAAATTGGCTTTGTGGCATTGAAAGGACACTTTCTTTCTGACCAACTAATAAACGATTTGTACAGTGAAATTAAGAAGTTCTTCGATTTGCCGCAAGAGGTAAAAGACAAATATGAAATTGAAGGTATAGGCGGACAAAGAGGATACACTTCTTTTGGAAAAGAGCATGCAAAAGGGAGAAAGGAAGGCGATTTAAAAGAGTTTTGGCATTTTGGTCAATATGTAGAAGACGATCCGAAGCTGGAAGAGGAATATCCCGATAATGTGCAGGTGAAAGAGCTCCCTGACTTTAATGCAGTAGGTAAAGAGACCTATCAACAACTGGAAAAAACAGCGAAATATGTGCTACGCGCACTGGCGTTGCATTTGGACTTGGAAGAAAACTACTTTGATAAATATATTAAAAATGGAAACTCCATTTTACGTCCTATTCACTACCCTCCTATTACAGAAGAACCTAAAAATGCGGTAAGAGCAGCAGCTCATGGGGATATCAACTTGATAACACTTTTAATGGGTGCCCAAGGAAGAGGACTCCAGGTTCAAAACCACAACGGGGAATGGATTGACGCTATTGCAGAGCCCGATGAATTAATGATCAATGTTGGGGACATGCTCTCCAGACATACCAATAACCGTTTGAAATCCACTATCCACCAAGTTATTAATCCGCCCAAAGAACTTTGGGGAACCTCCCGATATTCTGTTCCTTTCTTTATGCATCCTGTGAGTGATATGCCTTTGGATGTCCTGGAAAACTGTGTGGATGACGAGCACCCAAAATTATATGAAGATATTACGGCAGGGGAATTTCTGCACGAAAGACTTATTGAACTTGGACTGATAAAAGCGTAA
- a CDS encoding translation initiation factor, with product MDLQDQLKNLFPEHEFKEEPKAEPDENAVWLQDDPLLCKYEKRKGKPITIIDGYNGATKDFKILAKELKTTLGVGGSFKDDTIIIQGDYRDQIMQLLKDKGFKVKRVGG from the coding sequence ATGGATTTACAAGATCAGCTAAAAAACCTATTTCCAGAACACGAATTTAAAGAAGAACCCAAAGCTGAACCGGATGAAAATGCAGTTTGGCTGCAAGACGATCCTCTTTTATGTAAATATGAAAAAAGAAAAGGAAAGCCTATAACTATTATAGACGGCTACAATGGAGCAACCAAAGACTTTAAAATTTTGGCCAAGGAATTAAAAACGACCCTTGGCGTAGGCGGTTCTTTTAAAGACGATACCATCATCATTCAAGGGGATTATAGGGATCAAATCATGCAGTTGTTGAAGGACAAGGGCTTTAAAGTGAAAAGGGTTGGCGGTTAA